The following are encoded together in the Bacillus cereus group sp. RP43 genome:
- a CDS encoding DUF3919 family protein produces the protein MKRLSFQILMFVFCMIVSLILFYVIEKQIYNRITIVDDKQAVLQRVNESLPTEVKVRHEKWGEIVVTDEVRLHTIVSFFDRIRIEPREAKNQEQVFTGEVTYLNGHKRTFAVGDLFQYEANVYGKNGTDPMISALQTYLLSLYYTPERISNFFAEAKEVVVRQGDVIRTIDLTHILDSIRYAKQITDYGEIQKLLQSQSEPIAYITAYKTGKRVKNEREDILTISVYPSYFVVQYLGDNNGNVMYMKGSLAELFVKESVS, from the coding sequence ATGAAAAGGCTATCATTTCAAATTCTTATGTTTGTCTTTTGTATGATCGTTTCTCTTATTTTGTTTTATGTTATTGAGAAGCAAATATATAATCGAATCACAATTGTGGATGACAAACAAGCCGTTTTACAAAGAGTGAATGAATCCCTTCCTACTGAAGTGAAAGTAAGGCATGAGAAGTGGGGAGAAATTGTTGTAACGGATGAAGTTCGTTTGCATACGATTGTTTCATTCTTTGACCGAATTCGAATAGAGCCGAGAGAAGCTAAGAATCAAGAACAAGTATTTACTGGAGAAGTAACGTACTTGAATGGACATAAACGTACTTTTGCAGTAGGTGACTTGTTCCAGTATGAGGCGAACGTATACGGGAAGAATGGTACGGATCCGATGATCTCAGCATTGCAAACGTATTTGTTAAGTCTGTATTATACACCAGAGCGCATTAGTAATTTCTTTGCAGAGGCAAAGGAAGTTGTAGTGAGGCAAGGGGATGTAATACGTACTATAGATCTTACGCACATACTTGATTCTATTCGATACGCAAAGCAAATTACAGATTACGGCGAAATTCAGAAATTATTACAATCACAGAGTGAACCAATTGCTTATATTACCGCTTATAAAACAGGTAAGCGTGTAAAGAATGAGCGAGAGGATATTCTAACTATTTCTGTGTATCCATCGTACTTTGTTGTGCAATATCTCGGTGATAATAACGGGAATGTCATGTATATGAAGGGCTCCCTAGCAGAGTTATTTGTAAAGGAGAGTGTGTCATGA
- a CDS encoding Yip1 family protein, producing the protein MEANLNTQKVGGEKPSLFGMITSPGVQFERMKTSNAVWGAFWLLVLLAGIVGGLASYVYSLTPEAIKMNKDLGISVTPIMSFGTGAVFGAIGMAIGFFISAAVYKVLMMLMSNDTSYKKLLTISVYSSIISLLGLLINTVLALVLGGSGQEMYTGLGPIFASSGGVAKGIANNIEVFTIWGFVITWLGLQITAGLSKKKATILMVVFFILTIGFGAVKGMFQ; encoded by the coding sequence ATGGAAGCGAATTTGAATACGCAAAAAGTTGGTGGAGAGAAGCCGTCATTATTTGGAATGATTACATCTCCTGGTGTACAGTTTGAGAGAATGAAGACTAGTAATGCGGTTTGGGGTGCGTTTTGGTTACTTGTTTTATTAGCGGGGATTGTAGGAGGACTTGCTTCTTATGTGTACTCCCTAACCCCTGAGGCGATTAAGATGAATAAGGATTTGGGTATTAGCGTTACACCTATAATGTCGTTTGGTACGGGTGCAGTATTTGGTGCTATTGGTATGGCGATAGGTTTCTTTATTAGTGCAGCGGTGTATAAAGTATTAATGATGTTAATGAGCAATGATACTTCTTATAAAAAGTTATTAACGATTAGTGTGTACTCAAGCATTATTTCATTACTTGGTTTATTAATAAATACAGTTTTAGCACTTGTTTTAGGTGGATCAGGGCAAGAAATGTACACTGGTTTAGGTCCGATTTTCGCTTCAAGTGGTGGTGTTGCAAAAGGTATTGCAAATAATATTGAAGTGTTCACAATTTGGGGATTTGTTATTACATGGTTAGGTCTTCAAATTACAGCTGGTTTAAGTAAAAAGAAAGCAACAATTCTTATGGTTGTCTTCTTTATCTTAACTATTGGATTTGGTGCGGTAAAAGGAATGTTCCAATAA
- a CDS encoding biotin/lipoyl-binding protein encodes MLPNTVRTPNKKKKWIIIGVIALIVIVAAVNIFVMQGKKKGTATNEAVSFEKVTERKLNNTKLISGQVKPGNIESFYADPTKGKVKDIAVKEGQEVEKGTKLFSYDNEEINLQMKQAELDQKMADMRYDQGKKKIDSLKKEIKKVKDSGAGKEVTDPMEEQVSELEMAQKTTDLEKEKGKLQKEELNKKQKELTIYSNFTGVVQKLDKDAAQSSSQALGGQGKAFLQVASKDPFQVQGTLTELQKSQIQKDQTFTVTAKANNKKKWTGKITEVSEFPTSAEMAQAAGEGTQNMSQYTYKASLDSQDGLSPGYHVSLQVNLENKTMIAVPTKSIVEKGEDAFVYIEEKGKLRKQNVKKGATDGDWTEIVEGATVGQKVVKNPSDNVYDGMEVKEK; translated from the coding sequence ATGTTACCAAATACGGTTCGTACTCCAAACAAGAAGAAGAAATGGATTATTATCGGAGTTATTGCACTAATTGTTATTGTTGCAGCAGTTAATATTTTTGTTATGCAAGGTAAGAAGAAAGGTACAGCGACGAATGAGGCTGTGAGCTTTGAGAAAGTGACAGAGCGTAAGCTTAATAATACGAAGTTAATTTCGGGTCAGGTGAAGCCAGGGAATATTGAAAGTTTTTATGCAGATCCGACTAAAGGAAAAGTGAAAGATATCGCAGTGAAAGAAGGACAAGAGGTAGAGAAGGGAACGAAATTATTCTCTTATGATAATGAAGAAATTAATCTTCAAATGAAGCAAGCTGAGCTTGATCAGAAGATGGCTGATATGCGTTATGATCAAGGGAAAAAGAAGATTGATTCATTGAAGAAAGAAATTAAAAAAGTGAAAGATAGCGGGGCTGGGAAAGAAGTAACAGATCCGATGGAAGAGCAAGTAAGTGAGTTAGAAATGGCACAAAAGACAACTGACCTTGAGAAAGAAAAAGGGAAGTTACAAAAAGAAGAGTTAAATAAAAAGCAGAAGGAACTTACGATTTATAGTAACTTTACGGGTGTTGTACAAAAGTTAGACAAAGATGCGGCACAAAGTTCATCTCAGGCATTAGGTGGTCAAGGGAAAGCATTCTTGCAAGTTGCTTCTAAAGATCCGTTCCAAGTTCAAGGGACTTTAACAGAGCTTCAAAAATCACAAATTCAAAAAGATCAAACGTTCACTGTAACTGCGAAAGCAAATAATAAGAAGAAGTGGACAGGTAAGATTACGGAAGTAAGTGAATTCCCAACGAGTGCAGAGATGGCTCAAGCTGCTGGTGAAGGAACTCAAAATATGTCTCAGTATACATATAAAGCAAGTCTTGATAGCCAAGATGGTTTATCTCCAGGTTATCACGTTTCTCTGCAAGTGAATTTAGAGAATAAGACGATGATTGCTGTTCCAACTAAGAGCATTGTAGAAAAAGGCGAAGATGCATTTGTTTATATCGAAGAAAAAGGAAAACTTCGTAAACAAAATGTGAAAAAGGGTGCTACTGATGGAGACTGGACAGAGATTGTTGAAGGCGCAACAGTGGGGCAAAAGGTGGTTAAAAATCCTTCCGACAACGTGTATGACGGAATGGAAGTGAAAGAGAAATGA
- a CDS encoding ATP-binding cassette domain-containing protein — MITLNNISKTYYQGKLAVPILHGISLTIQNGEFISIMGPSGSGKSTLMNIIGCLDRPTEGEYMLNDVNILTADESKLALIRNEYIGFVFQHFNLLPRLSAVENVELPLIYGGVKKAERRQRALEALGKVGLSDRVHHLPSELSGGQKQRVAIARSIANNPTFIMADEPTGALDTKSGAQVMDIFTKLNAEGTTIVMVTHEEEVAAYSSRRIVLRDGKITEDRRCAV, encoded by the coding sequence ATGATTACGTTAAATAATATTTCTAAAACGTATTATCAAGGGAAGTTGGCAGTGCCGATCTTACATGGTATTAGTTTAACGATTCAAAACGGTGAGTTCATTTCGATTATGGGACCGTCTGGTTCAGGTAAATCAACGCTTATGAATATTATCGGTTGTTTAGATCGTCCAACAGAGGGCGAATATATGTTGAATGATGTGAATATCTTAACAGCAGACGAGTCAAAACTAGCTTTAATTCGTAATGAATATATCGGCTTTGTATTCCAGCACTTTAATTTATTACCGCGTCTTTCCGCAGTGGAAAACGTTGAACTTCCGCTCATCTATGGCGGGGTGAAGAAAGCAGAGCGTCGTCAAAGAGCTCTTGAAGCGCTGGGGAAAGTTGGATTATCAGATAGAGTACACCATTTACCTAGTGAGTTATCAGGTGGACAGAAGCAACGTGTAGCGATTGCGAGATCAATTGCAAATAACCCAACGTTTATTATGGCCGATGAGCCGACAGGTGCTCTTGATACGAAGTCTGGTGCACAAGTTATGGACATTTTCACGAAGCTAAATGCAGAAGGTACGACAATCGTTATGGTTACGCATGAAGAGGAAGTAGCTGCTTATTCTTCCCGTCGCATTGTATTGCGAGATGGGAAAATTACAGAAGATAGAAGGTGTGCGGTATGA
- a CDS encoding MFS transporter: MFKWLKPAPAIERLPADMIAKVYTLLRIRVLIGISVGYAAYYLVRSNFTLSSTYLVQEYGFSTAQIGLLGSVMAIVYGFSKFFMGNLSDKAFAQRFIAVGLFLSGLVNICFGFASSFGMIVTLLVLNGIVQGMGAPPCSIVMTKWFSKKERGTKTGIWNISHNVGGMLVPPLVGIGVGIFGENHWQGGVFIFPAIIAMVISVLVWINAKDTPESEGLPPIDEYRNDYENLEKADNANKMSPKEILMKYVVKNKFVWYLCIANAFVYLIRFGVINWVPLYLTTVKGFSKAEAHAAYAIFEGMAIPSSLIVGLLSDKLFKGKRMPLCIMSMAGVVVGTVVYWQASSVLVVSIAVSIIGCLIYVPQFLIGLSAMELVPKFAVGTTVGMCGLFGYVGGSLVANAAIGIIVDRSGWDGCFILLLAGGILSTVFLFIVQRGHERKGPKVA; this comes from the coding sequence ATGTTTAAATGGCTTAAGCCAGCACCTGCAATTGAGAGATTACCAGCGGATATGATCGCTAAAGTATATACATTACTGCGTATTCGTGTACTAATTGGAATTTCAGTTGGGTATGCTGCTTATTATTTAGTTCGTAGTAACTTTACGTTATCAAGTACGTATTTAGTGCAAGAATATGGTTTTAGTACAGCTCAAATTGGACTACTAGGTTCGGTAATGGCAATCGTTTATGGATTTAGTAAGTTCTTTATGGGGAATTTATCAGATAAAGCTTTTGCCCAGCGCTTTATCGCAGTCGGATTATTCTTATCAGGGCTTGTAAATATTTGTTTCGGGTTTGCATCTTCATTTGGAATGATTGTTACATTACTTGTCCTGAACGGTATTGTACAAGGTATGGGAGCACCGCCTTGTAGTATCGTTATGACGAAATGGTTCTCGAAGAAAGAACGTGGTACGAAAACAGGTATTTGGAATATTTCACATAACGTTGGCGGAATGCTTGTGCCACCCCTTGTCGGAATTGGTGTAGGTATTTTCGGTGAAAATCATTGGCAAGGCGGCGTGTTTATTTTCCCAGCGATTATCGCAATGGTAATTTCAGTTCTTGTTTGGATTAATGCGAAGGATACACCAGAATCTGAAGGTCTTCCTCCAATTGATGAGTATCGTAATGACTATGAAAATCTTGAAAAAGCAGATAATGCTAACAAGATGTCACCAAAAGAAATTTTAATGAAATATGTAGTGAAAAATAAGTTCGTTTGGTACTTATGTATTGCAAATGCATTTGTTTATTTAATTCGTTTCGGTGTTATTAACTGGGTTCCACTTTATTTAACGACGGTTAAAGGTTTTTCAAAAGCAGAAGCACATGCTGCATACGCGATTTTTGAAGGTATGGCAATCCCAAGTTCATTAATCGTTGGTCTTTTAAGTGATAAGTTATTTAAAGGAAAACGTATGCCATTATGTATTATGAGTATGGCCGGAGTTGTTGTTGGTACGGTTGTATATTGGCAAGCATCTAGCGTACTTGTTGTAAGTATTGCAGTTTCTATTATCGGTTGTTTAATTTACGTACCACAATTCTTAATCGGTTTAAGCGCTATGGAATTAGTACCGAAATTTGCAGTAGGTACGACAGTTGGTATGTGTGGTCTGTTCGGCTATGTAGGAGGAAGTCTTGTAGCGAACGCAGCAATTGGTATTATTGTTGATCGTTCTGGTTGGGATGGTTGTTTCATCTTACTACTAGCAGGCGGTATTTTATCAACAGTATTCTTATTTATCGTTCAGCGTGGACATGAGAGAAAAGGTCCTAAAGTGGCATAA
- a CDS encoding ABC transporter permease, giving the protein MSLLDSMKIALSSILAHKLRSALTMLGIIIGVGSIITVVAIGQGGEAALKSQFVGSGNQTVPIHYSADMNDPFGMAMVEAPKITEEDIFEIKKIPEIAHVVTTNSSMEPLDIEDKIEMVSITGLDSEYFAVNKVKLLKGRSLQESDVDQGNNVVMISKQMEEKVFKDANPVGKIIEMKGQPMQIIGVYKSDNEFMGMGPSEALVPISLWPTLYGKDEIQNISVQAKNVDNLEKAGKKAADVLNSRKPSDATGKYEVMNLKELQEGISKMTGIMTMIIGGIAGISLVVGGIGVMNIMLVSVTERTREIGVRKALGATRSKILLQFLIEAVMLTLLGGLIGIGLGYGGAYIVSTFAKWPPLVSWEVVVGGVLFSMTLGIIFGLIPANKAAKLDPIEALRYE; this is encoded by the coding sequence ATGAGCTTACTAGATAGTATGAAAATTGCCCTATCTTCTATTTTAGCTCATAAACTACGCTCAGCTCTGACGATGCTTGGGATTATTATTGGTGTAGGCTCTATTATTACCGTCGTTGCGATTGGACAAGGCGGGGAAGCTGCACTGAAATCTCAATTTGTTGGGTCAGGTAATCAAACGGTTCCGATTCATTATAGTGCTGATATGAATGATCCTTTTGGTATGGCGATGGTAGAAGCACCGAAGATAACTGAAGAAGATATTTTTGAAATTAAAAAAATTCCAGAAATCGCACATGTTGTAACAACAAATTCAAGTATGGAACCACTTGATATTGAAGATAAAATAGAAATGGTGAGTATTACTGGATTAGATAGTGAGTACTTTGCAGTAAATAAAGTAAAGTTATTAAAGGGACGTTCTTTACAAGAATCAGATGTGGATCAAGGTAATAACGTTGTCATGATTAGTAAACAAATGGAAGAAAAGGTGTTTAAGGATGCCAATCCAGTCGGTAAAATTATTGAAATGAAAGGTCAACCGATGCAAATTATTGGTGTCTATAAATCAGATAACGAGTTTATGGGAATGGGACCATCAGAAGCACTAGTTCCAATTTCATTATGGCCGACATTGTATGGAAAAGATGAAATTCAAAATATTTCTGTTCAAGCAAAAAATGTAGATAATCTAGAAAAAGCGGGTAAAAAAGCTGCAGATGTCTTAAACAGTCGTAAACCGAGTGATGCAACTGGTAAATACGAAGTTATGAATTTAAAAGAACTTCAAGAAGGTATTTCAAAAATGACAGGTATTATGACGATGATCATCGGCGGTATCGCTGGTATTTCACTAGTCGTTGGTGGTATCGGTGTAATGAACATCATGCTCGTATCTGTAACAGAGCGTACACGTGAAATTGGGGTGCGTAAGGCACTTGGAGCAACACGTAGTAAAATTTTATTACAGTTTTTAATTGAAGCAGTTATGTTAACTCTTCTAGGTGGTTTAATCGGAATTGGTCTTGGGTATGGCGGGGCATATATCGTTTCCACATTTGCGAAGTGGCCACCGCTCGTTTCATGGGAAGTTGTCGTTGGGGGCGTACTGTTCTCTATGACACTAGGTATTATTTTCGGATTAATTCCAGCGAACAAAGCTGCTAAGTTAGATCCGATTGAAGCACTGCGTTATGAGTAG
- a CDS encoding extracellular solute-binding protein, whose protein sequence is MRKIAFFFFLLVIGGAMSSCSRDTTSIKYNKSGLPILDDRHLVAYVAAREEVGEALLSSFCKQRGCTYEFIRLSTEELLRRVEEEAGNPKADIIIGGTVDAHQMMKQKNLSIPVMSQHANRISKTVKDKDGYWYGYEVEKLAIAINKERWNEEIAPLGLPYPSRWQDLLDPVYTGKIAMPDPNVSGTAYTLFQSLIDTLGEEEAKEYVKNLARQVGEVTVNGYMPAELVASGEYMIGINFAGDQRMLQKQGFPILSNEPEQTGLSVNAISKLKRAPSGIIADLFIDYCLSEEAGHILEKVSFGVPTMFAKNEKEIEGQPVRRTNQNISNSGIIEIWNRQRLSQK, encoded by the coding sequence ATGAGAAAGATAGCCTTTTTCTTCTTTTTGCTAGTAATCGGAGGAGCGATGTCTAGTTGCTCTCGAGATACAACCTCTATTAAATATAATAAAAGTGGTCTCCCTATTTTGGATGATCGTCATCTCGTTGCGTATGTAGCAGCCCGCGAGGAAGTTGGTGAAGCTTTGCTTTCGTCATTTTGTAAACAACGCGGGTGTACATATGAATTTATTCGCCTATCGACAGAAGAACTTCTTCGGAGAGTTGAAGAGGAAGCTGGAAATCCGAAGGCGGATATTATTATTGGCGGTACAGTAGATGCGCATCAAATGATGAAGCAAAAGAACCTTTCTATTCCAGTTATGAGCCAGCATGCGAATCGTATTTCAAAGACTGTTAAAGATAAAGATGGTTATTGGTACGGTTATGAAGTGGAGAAACTGGCAATTGCAATTAATAAAGAGCGGTGGAATGAAGAAATAGCGCCGCTCGGTCTTCCATATCCATCAAGGTGGCAAGATTTATTAGATCCGGTATATACCGGTAAGATTGCAATGCCTGATCCAAATGTTTCCGGCACAGCATATACTTTGTTTCAATCACTTATTGATACTTTAGGTGAAGAAGAAGCGAAAGAGTATGTTAAGAATCTGGCAAGGCAAGTTGGTGAAGTAACGGTGAATGGTTATATGCCTGCAGAACTGGTTGCGAGCGGTGAATATATGATAGGCATCAATTTTGCGGGAGATCAGAGAATGCTTCAGAAACAAGGCTTTCCTATTTTAAGTAACGAACCTGAGCAAACAGGTTTGTCTGTCAATGCGATTTCAAAACTAAAACGTGCACCGAGTGGTATTATTGCGGATTTATTTATTGATTATTGCTTATCAGAAGAAGCGGGTCACATTTTAGAAAAAGTTTCGTTTGGCGTACCAACGATGTTTGCGAAGAATGAGAAAGAAATAGAAGGACAGCCGGTTAGAAGGACGAACCAAAATATATCAAATAGTGGAATAATCGAGATATGGAATAGACAGCGTCTCTCTCAAAAGTGA